Proteins co-encoded in one Mycobacterium mantenii genomic window:
- a CDS encoding MBL fold metallo-hydrolase: MSDPVYRSRPGADAMRPASAERAEEIAPGLWCSPGLSNSYLLTTTEGRVIVNTGMGFEGPVHRANFDAVDPSPVRYIIFTQGHVDHVGGLDSVRDPETIVVAQANWKAWRDDNDRLIPYRASRSAFAFKDTLASGIQAIQRRLGTTRLAGQSVPVVDIDFEDTLRLEVGGRRLELISVPGGETTDSLVIWLPEERICLCGNTFGPLIGHVPNLVTMRGDRYRDALTAIASVDRVRDLQADLLVTGHFEPVKGAERINEELTRLRNAIEYIHDQTVAGMNAGKDVRALMREITLPAEYEVGEGYGKVAWDVRAVWENYSGWFHHESTTELYPVGFDSVAADVVELAGADALLVRARAHLGADRALQAIHLAELVPADHPGVRDVLRAAHEKLLAGSTNFWESAWLRDQIARNS; encoded by the coding sequence ATGTCCGACCCCGTCTATCGGAGCAGGCCGGGTGCCGACGCGATGCGCCCGGCGTCCGCCGAGAGGGCTGAGGAGATCGCCCCGGGTTTATGGTGCTCGCCGGGATTGTCCAACTCGTATCTGCTCACCACGACCGAGGGCCGGGTGATCGTCAACACCGGCATGGGCTTCGAGGGGCCGGTGCATCGCGCCAACTTCGATGCCGTCGACCCGTCACCAGTGCGCTACATCATCTTCACGCAAGGCCATGTGGATCACGTCGGCGGCCTGGACAGCGTGCGGGATCCCGAGACGATCGTTGTCGCGCAAGCGAACTGGAAGGCCTGGCGAGACGACAACGATCGGCTGATCCCGTACCGGGCCAGCCGCAGCGCATTCGCCTTCAAAGACACACTGGCCAGTGGCATCCAAGCCATCCAGCGTCGCCTGGGTACCACGCGGCTGGCCGGTCAGAGCGTGCCCGTCGTCGACATCGACTTCGAGGACACCCTCCGCCTGGAGGTCGGTGGCCGGCGCCTGGAGCTGATTTCCGTGCCCGGCGGCGAGACCACCGACTCGTTGGTGATCTGGCTGCCCGAGGAACGGATCTGTCTGTGCGGGAACACTTTTGGTCCACTGATCGGACATGTTCCCAATCTCGTCACCATGCGGGGCGATCGTTACCGCGACGCGTTGACGGCCATCGCATCGGTAGACAGGGTCCGCGACCTTCAGGCCGACCTGCTGGTGACCGGTCACTTCGAGCCGGTCAAGGGCGCCGAACGAATCAATGAAGAGCTGACCCGGCTGCGCAACGCCATCGAATACATCCACGACCAAACTGTCGCCGGGATGAACGCCGGCAAAGACGTCCGCGCCTTGATGCGGGAAATCACTCTGCCCGCGGAATACGAAGTGGGCGAGGGCTACGGCAAAGTCGCCTGGGATGTGCGGGCCGTCTGGGAGAACTATTCGGGCTGGTTCCATCACGAATCGACCACCGAGCTTTACCCGGTCGGATTCGATTCCGTCGCCGCCGACGTGGTCGAGCTGGCCGGCGCCGACGCGCTGCTGGTTCGGGCCCGGGCACACCTGGGCGCCGATCGCGCACTGCAGGCCATCCACCTGGCCGAGCTCGTTCCGGCGGACCATCCGGGGGTTCGCGACGTGCTGCGGGCAGCCCATGAAAAGCTTCTGGCGGGCAGCACGAATTTCTGGGAAAGTGCCTGGCTCCGCGACCAGATAGCGAGGAACTCATGA
- a CDS encoding glycoside hydrolase family 6 protein, giving the protein MNFSAAGAAARWIAPFLTVAAVAGMGHVGDPVQVRPGPPVRLVADGDPLAGAPFYVNPMSAAMRAAQSADPPSAELTAIANTPQAYWIVPGGSAATVGKYVGDANGAGAIPVLAIYGIPHRDCGSFAAGGMGSADDYRSWIDSIASGVGTSRVAIVVEPDALAMADCLPGDARQERFDLIRYAVDTLTRDPNAAVYVDAGHLRWHSADDMAARLNQAGVGHARGFSVNTANFFTTEDEIGYGEAISGLTNGSHYVIDTSRNGAGPAPDSDLNWCNPSGRALGTPPTASTSGAHADAYLWIKRPGESDGTCGKGDPPAGNFVSQYAIDLARNAGH; this is encoded by the coding sequence GTGAACTTCTCAGCTGCTGGTGCAGCCGCGCGGTGGATCGCCCCCTTCCTCACGGTTGCAGCCGTGGCCGGTATGGGTCACGTCGGTGACCCGGTACAGGTCCGCCCCGGCCCGCCGGTGCGGCTGGTGGCCGACGGCGATCCGTTGGCCGGAGCGCCGTTCTACGTCAACCCGATGTCGGCGGCCATGCGGGCAGCGCAGAGCGCCGATCCGCCGAGCGCCGAGTTGACCGCCATCGCCAACACCCCGCAGGCCTACTGGATCGTCCCGGGCGGGTCGGCGGCGACGGTCGGGAAGTATGTCGGCGACGCGAATGGTGCCGGCGCCATCCCGGTGCTGGCGATTTATGGAATCCCGCACCGCGACTGTGGCAGCTTCGCCGCGGGCGGCATGGGGTCGGCCGACGACTACCGCTCCTGGATCGACTCGATCGCATCCGGTGTGGGCACCTCGCGGGTGGCGATCGTCGTCGAACCCGACGCGCTCGCCATGGCCGACTGCCTGCCGGGTGATGCGCGCCAGGAACGCTTCGACCTGATTCGCTACGCCGTCGACACGCTCACCCGCGACCCGAACGCGGCCGTCTACGTGGACGCGGGTCACCTGCGTTGGCACAGCGCCGACGACATGGCCGCCAGGCTCAACCAGGCCGGCGTCGGCCACGCGCGGGGGTTCAGCGTAAACACCGCGAACTTCTTTACCACCGAGGACGAAATCGGCTATGGCGAAGCGATTTCGGGACTCACGAACGGATCACACTACGTCATCGACACGTCGCGCAACGGTGCCGGACCGGCGCCCGACTCGGATCTCAACTGGTGCAACCCAAGCGGCCGAGCATTAGGCACTCCGCCGACGGCCAGCACGTCGGGCGCGCACGCCGACGCGTACTTGTGGATCAAACGTCCCGGTGAGTCCGATGGAACATGCGGCAAGGGTGATCCGCCGGCGGGCAACTTCGTGAGCCAGTATGCCATCGACCTGGCGCGCAACGCCGGCCACTAG
- a CDS encoding DUF4185 domain-containing protein, translating into MSGYQAKGGNVYIAADSFDRSQGVTKYRVDPDHVTDRQFWQPWDGTGWGKAGELATVPVTDPGARFGELSFREVRRQPVLSGFNATAGPEAVQLYVGNGTDNPAEIFNNTPTTLARNDNNHTPVSVLQPYGGYILPNSTLDDINAFVSQWFTNLNTPYEAMGVIRNRLF; encoded by the coding sequence ATAAGCGGCTATCAGGCCAAAGGCGGCAACGTGTACATCGCCGCCGACTCCTTCGACCGCAGTCAAGGCGTCACTAAGTACCGTGTCGATCCCGACCACGTCACCGACCGCCAATTCTGGCAACCCTGGGACGGAACCGGCTGGGGCAAGGCCGGCGAACTGGCAACTGTACCTGTGACCGACCCTGGGGCCCGATTCGGTGAACTCAGTTTCCGAGAGGTCAGGCGGCAGCCCGTCTTATCTGGATTCAATGCAACTGCCGGCCCCGAAGCTGTACAGCTGTATGTCGGCAACGGCACAGACAATCCAGCCGAGATTTTCAATAACACTCCAACTACTTTGGCGCGCAACGACAACAACCACACTCCAGTTTCTGTCTTACAGCCCTACGGCGGATATATCCTGCCGAACTCCACACTTGACGACATCAACGCTTTCGTAAGCCAGTGGTTCACTAATTTGAACACCCCATATGAAGCGATGGGTGTCATCCGAAACCGCTTGTTCTAA
- a CDS encoding nucleoside deaminase, translated as MIADEDLIRSALAVAATAGPRDVPIGAVVIGADGTELARAVNAREAWGDPTAHAEILALRAAARVLGDGWRLEGATLAVTVEPCTMCAGALVLSRIARLVFGAWEPKTGAVGSLWDVVRDRRLNHRPEVRGGVLAQECAAPLEAFFARQRLG; from the coding sequence GTGATTGCTGACGAAGACCTGATCCGGTCCGCGCTGGCGGTTGCCGCGACGGCGGGTCCCCGCGACGTGCCCATCGGCGCGGTGGTGATCGGCGCCGACGGAACCGAGCTCGCCCGCGCGGTGAATGCGCGCGAGGCATGGGGAGATCCGACCGCGCACGCCGAGATCCTGGCGCTGCGCGCGGCGGCCAGGGTGCTCGGCGACGGGTGGCGGCTGGAGGGCGCGACGCTGGCGGTCACCGTCGAACCGTGCACCATGTGCGCGGGCGCGCTGGTGTTGTCGCGCATCGCCCGGCTGGTGTTCGGCGCCTGGGAGCCCAAGACCGGAGCGGTCGGATCGTTGTGGGACGTAGTCCGCGATCGGCGGCTCAACCATCGTCCCGAAGTGCGCGGTGGTGTGCTGGCGCAGGAGTGCGCTGCGCCACTGGAGGCCTTTTTCGCCCGCCAGCGATTGGGGTGA
- a CDS encoding NINE protein, with protein sequence MSTPPDQPGNTPGEPPWGWQPPGYGSQPNPHTPPPPPGYQPPRAYPGYSGYPGYPGYPGYPGYPGYGDPQAPYGRDPATGLPLSDKSATTAGLLQLFLGLFGIGRFYIDSTQIAVAQLCLGLFGVLFSLFCFLGFPVLLGGIVWAIVDAVLIFTGSVKDNHGRKLR encoded by the coding sequence ATGTCGACGCCGCCCGACCAACCCGGAAATACCCCCGGCGAGCCACCCTGGGGTTGGCAGCCGCCCGGTTACGGATCGCAGCCGAACCCGCACACCCCGCCACCGCCGCCGGGATATCAGCCCCCGCGGGCCTACCCCGGGTACTCCGGTTATCCGGGTTATCCGGGTTATCCGGGTTATCCGGGTTATCCGGGATACGGTGACCCGCAGGCGCCCTATGGCCGCGATCCCGCTACCGGGTTGCCGCTGTCCGACAAGTCCGCCACCACAGCCGGCTTGCTCCAGCTGTTCCTCGGCTTGTTCGGGATCGGCCGTTTCTACATCGACTCGACTCAGATCGCGGTGGCGCAACTGTGTTTAGGTCTGTTCGGAGTTCTCTTCAGCCTGTTCTGTTTTCTGGGTTTCCCAGTCCTGCTCGGCGGCATCGTCTGGGCCATCGTTGACGCGGTCTTGATCTTCACCGGCAGCGTCAAAGACAACCACGGTCGCAAGCTGCGATAA
- a CDS encoding cutinase family protein yields the protein MIARHSPRLLAPAVLAVSCVGASVPASAIPSAGAGPCPDVQVVFARGTDDPPGLGPTGQAFVDSLHPRVGAKSFDVYPVNYPATHDWTSAGEAGVSDAGAHVVSMAHDCPDTKMVLGGYSQGAAVMGFVTSPVVPNGIDPATVPKPMDPEVANHVSSVVLFALPSEKAMNFFGEPPVAIGPLYQAKTIQVCAAEDPICSDGMNFAAHDTYSTNVAMIDKGAAFAASLLGGGPAGRSSM from the coding sequence ATGATCGCACGTCACAGCCCTCGTCTCCTTGCTCCTGCGGTGCTCGCGGTGTCGTGCGTCGGCGCCTCGGTCCCCGCGTCCGCCATCCCGTCCGCGGGCGCTGGTCCGTGCCCGGACGTGCAGGTGGTATTCGCCCGCGGCACCGACGATCCACCCGGCCTCGGACCGACCGGACAGGCATTCGTCGACTCGCTCCACCCGCGCGTCGGCGCAAAGTCCTTCGACGTGTATCCGGTCAATTACCCCGCCACCCATGACTGGACGAGCGCGGGCGAGGCCGGCGTCAGCGACGCGGGCGCACACGTCGTTTCGATGGCGCACGACTGTCCCGACACCAAGATGGTGCTCGGCGGGTATTCACAAGGCGCTGCCGTGATGGGCTTTGTCACCTCGCCTGTCGTCCCGAATGGGATCGATCCGGCGACCGTGCCCAAACCGATGGATCCGGAGGTCGCCAACCACGTCTCTTCCGTCGTGCTCTTCGCACTGCCCAGCGAGAAGGCGATGAACTTCTTCGGCGAGCCGCCGGTCGCCATCGGCCCGCTCTATCAGGCCAAGACCATCCAGGTGTGCGCGGCCGAGGACCCGATCTGCTCCGACGGGATGAATTTCGCCGCACACGACACGTATTCGACCAACGTGGCAATGATCGACAAGGGCGCAGCCTTTGCGGCCAGCCTTCTCGGCGGAGGTCCTGCCGGGCGCAGCTCGATGTAA
- a CDS encoding IS3 family transposase (programmed frameshift): MPSKYDPQTRAKAVRLVLEHRADYPSEWAAITAVSKRLGMTAETLRSWIRQQQVDDGDRDGVSSAAAAEIRALKRRNAELEQTIEILKAATFFLRAGERPAQPPLTSSVCEFIAKHRHRFGVAPICRVLTEHGVPIAPRTFYAWVKRAPSKRALWDATISEVLAGYYEPDEHGRRKPESLYGSVKMWAHLQRKGIPVAKSTVERLMRRNGWQGVRRQKAVRTTIADPAAVRPPDLVDRQFGVGAPNQLLVADFTYVKLVTGVFVYVAFVIDAYAGAIVGWEACASKQTQFVESAIRQAVALRSRQGHPIEDAIHHSDAGSQYTSVRFGETLALSGIRPSVGSVGDAYDNALAETTIGLYKTECIRPDSPFRRGPLTTVGDVEYITADYVAWYNQQRLMHRLGRVPPAEAEAQYYSQHVTDQPAGSQNPEGA; this comes from the exons ATGCCGAGCAAGTACGACCCGCAGACGCGGGCCAAGGCGGTCCGTCTGGTGTTGGAGCACCGTGCTGACTACCCAAGTGAGTGGGCGGCGATCACGGCGGTGTCCAAGCGGTTGGGGATGACGGCCGAGACGCTGCGTAGTTGGATCCGTCAGCAGCAGGTCGACGACGGTGATCGTGACGGTGTCTCCTCGGCGGCGGCCGCTGAGATCCGCGCCCTCAAGCGGCGCAACGCCGAGCTCGAGCAGACGATCGAAATCCTCAAGGCGGCAACGT TCTTTCTTCGTGCGGGAGAGCGACCCGCGCAACCGCCGCTGACCAGTTCGGTCTGCGAGTTCATCGCCAAACACAGGCACCGCTTCGGGGTCGCTCCGATCTGCCGCGTGCTCACCGAGCACGGTGTGCCGATCGCCCCACGCACCTTCTACGCCTGGGTCAAGCGGGCACCGTCGAAGCGAGCCCTGTGGGACGCCACCATCAGCGAGGTCTTGGCCGGCTACTACGAACCCGATGAGCACGGCCGGCGCAAGCCCGAGTCGCTGTACGGGTCGGTGAAGATGTGGGCACATCTGCAGCGCAAAGGCATCCCGGTGGCGAAGTCCACGGTGGAACGCCTGATGCGCCGAAACGGGTGGCAGGGCGTACGCCGCCAGAAGGCCGTGCGCACCACGATCGCCGACCCGGCGGCGGTGAGGCCACCGGATCTGGTGGATCGCCAGTTCGGGGTGGGCGCACCCAACCAGCTGCTCGTTGCGGACTTCACCTACGTCAAGCTCGTCACGGGGGTGTTCGTCTACGTCGCATTCGTCATCGACGCCTACGCCGGGGCGATCGTGGGATGGGAGGCCTGCGCCTCCAAGCAGACCCAGTTCGTCGAATCGGCGATCCGTCAGGCCGTCGCATTGCGGTCGCGTCAGGGTCACCCGATCGAGGACGCCATCCACCACAGCGACGCAGGATCGCAGTACACCAGCGTGAGATTCGGTGAAACACTTGCCCTTTCGGGCATCCGACCCTCGGTCGGCAGTGTCGGCGATGCCTATGACAATGCTCTGGCCGAGACCACGATCGGACTCTACAAGACTGAGTGCATCCGGCCTGATTCCCCGTTCCGTCGCGGGCCGCTCACCACGGTCGGTGACGTCGAGTACATCACCGCCGACTACGTCGCCTGGTACAACCAGCAGCGCCTCATGCACCGCCTCGGCCGAGTCCCACCCGCCGAAGCCGAAGCCCAGTACTATTCCCAACACGTGACCGACCAACCGGCCGGCTCACAGAACCCCGAGGGTGCATGA
- a CDS encoding VOC family protein, which translates to MTAFALRPEDFYHTGIIVPDLDEAMARLSALAGYRWITPVSYTLPFRTTSGTQVVTSTFVYSLQAPHVELIKEVPGTAWTAAPRNAVHHLGYWTDNLAQSAKILEDNGFTFEATADTAPPELALFAYYIDAAGTRIEIVDRALFPDFPAFLQAAAGPEA; encoded by the coding sequence ATGACCGCGTTCGCACTACGGCCCGAGGACTTCTATCACACCGGCATCATCGTGCCCGACCTCGACGAAGCGATGGCCCGGCTGAGTGCGCTGGCCGGTTACCGGTGGATCACGCCGGTGAGCTACACCTTGCCGTTTCGCACGACAAGCGGAACCCAGGTGGTCACTTCGACTTTCGTCTATTCGCTGCAGGCTCCGCACGTCGAACTGATCAAGGAGGTACCCGGGACGGCCTGGACGGCGGCGCCCCGCAACGCGGTTCACCACCTTGGCTACTGGACCGACAACTTGGCCCAGAGCGCGAAGATATTGGAGGACAACGGCTTCACCTTCGAAGCAACCGCCGACACCGCACCGCCCGAACTCGCGCTGTTCGCCTACTACATCGATGCGGCGGGAACTCGCATCGAGATCGTCGACCGCGCGCTGTTCCCGGACTTTCCGGCGTTCCTGCAGGCGGCCGCCGGCCCGGAAGCATAG
- a CDS encoding CAP domain-containing protein — MAKKVEIIAVFAICTAFITSTSALSGFVAHADDAATAVYNGVNQLRQGCGPISDDPRLTEAAQGHADDMLRNGVNGHIGSDGSSPQARITAAGYRSRYSGEIVFWGTGSAATPRQALDMWMQSPPHRDIILNCAYNAGGFATAWDGNKMTVVGDFAAS; from the coding sequence ATGGCCAAAAAGGTCGAGATCATCGCCGTCTTCGCGATCTGCACTGCGTTCATCACGTCTACCAGCGCGCTATCCGGCTTCGTCGCGCACGCAGACGATGCAGCGACCGCGGTGTACAACGGCGTCAACCAGCTTCGCCAGGGATGCGGGCCGATCAGCGACGACCCGCGTTTGACCGAGGCAGCCCAGGGGCATGCCGACGACATGCTGCGAAACGGGGTGAACGGACACATCGGTTCGGACGGCTCGTCGCCGCAGGCTCGTATCACCGCTGCGGGCTACAGGAGCAGGTACTCGGGTGAGATCGTGTTCTGGGGCACCGGATCCGCTGCGACTCCCCGTCAAGCCCTCGACATGTGGATGCAGAGTCCGCCACACCGAGACATCATCCTGAACTGCGCATATAACGCGGGCGGGTTCGCCACCGCCTGGGACGGCAACAAGATGACCGTCGTGGGTGACTTCGCGGCATCGTAA
- a CDS encoding sulfotransferase family protein yields MGPAIDDIDFDDLTAPQLTDVQRQILEFTEAKPVDLDIDRMLAEAAEQTGLPAGAADLGDTDGYAERLRIHVAAIEADEGLRQLTRGSLRQRIVRLLRNRLSLTELVRRYPEIESIPIEKPFIVVGMPRSGTTHLVNLIASDPRRRALPYWESQDPIPARGQGPDIFGVDPRYARAKAEHDALMVSAPVVAAMHDRFPEAIEEEVELLDLDLASYVLEWHARVPDWRDYYLRLDQTRHYAYMRRVLQALTFLRGPRTWVLKSPQHCEQLGPLMTTFPDATVAFTHRDPVAVIQSTITMMAYSDRLRRNSIDPQWLLDYWSDRVHRLLSACVRDRDLVPAERSIDINFHQLNGNEMPLLERLYQCAGVDLPPKVREQFKRYLDGNPRGKHGRIRYELQRHFGTSADELRGRFGFYFDKFDVRPE; encoded by the coding sequence GTGGGTCCTGCGATTGACGACATCGACTTCGACGACTTGACCGCGCCGCAACTGACCGACGTGCAGCGCCAGATCCTGGAATTCACCGAAGCCAAGCCAGTCGACCTCGACATCGACCGGATGCTCGCGGAGGCCGCCGAGCAGACCGGTCTGCCGGCCGGAGCCGCCGACCTCGGCGACACCGATGGTTACGCCGAGCGCCTGCGGATCCACGTCGCGGCGATCGAAGCCGACGAAGGCCTGCGCCAGCTCACCCGCGGTTCGCTGCGGCAGCGGATCGTGCGCCTGCTGCGCAACCGGTTGTCGCTCACCGAGCTCGTCCGGCGGTATCCCGAGATCGAGTCGATCCCGATCGAAAAGCCGTTCATCGTCGTCGGAATGCCGCGCTCCGGCACCACGCATCTGGTGAATCTCATTGCCTCCGACCCGCGCCGGCGCGCCCTGCCGTATTGGGAGAGCCAGGATCCCATCCCCGCTCGCGGGCAGGGCCCCGACATCTTTGGCGTCGACCCTCGCTACGCCCGGGCCAAGGCGGAGCACGACGCGCTGATGGTGAGCGCGCCCGTGGTGGCCGCCATGCATGACCGATTTCCCGAGGCGATCGAGGAGGAAGTGGAGCTCCTCGACCTCGATCTGGCCTCGTACGTGCTGGAATGGCATGCGCGCGTGCCCGACTGGCGCGACTATTACTTACGGCTGGACCAAACCCGGCACTACGCGTACATGAGGAGGGTGCTGCAGGCGCTGACCTTCCTGCGCGGGCCGCGGACATGGGTGCTCAAGAGTCCGCAGCACTGCGAACAGCTCGGCCCGCTCATGACGACCTTCCCCGACGCGACGGTGGCCTTCACCCACCGCGATCCCGTTGCGGTGATCCAGTCGACGATCACCATGATGGCGTACTCGGATCGGCTGCGCCGAAACAGCATTGACCCGCAGTGGCTGCTGGACTATTGGAGCGACCGCGTACACCGACTGCTCAGCGCATGCGTACGCGACCGCGACCTGGTGCCCGCCGAACGCAGCATCGACATCAACTTCCATCAGCTCAACGGCAACGAAATGCCGTTGCTCGAACGGCTTTACCAGTGCGCCGGCGTCGACTTGCCGCCCAAGGTGCGCGAACAATTCAAGCGCTACCTGGACGGCAATCCGCGGGGCAAACACGGCCGTATCCGTTACGAACTGCAACGGCACTTCGGCACCTCCGCCGATGAACTGCGCGGCCGGTTCGGCTTCTACTTCGACAAGTTCGACGTCCGTCCCGAATGA
- a CDS encoding tRNA adenosine deaminase-associated protein yields MGAQRASAQGLSADTPDGFGVAVVREEGQWRCAPMARASLLSLSAAETELRELRSSGAVFGLLDVDDEFFVIVRPAPSGTRLLLSDATAALDYDIAAEVLDKLDADIDPEDLEDSDPFEEGDLGLLSDIGLPEAVLGVILDETDLYADEQLGRIAREMGFADQLSAVIDRLGR; encoded by the coding sequence ATGGGAGCACAACGGGCCTCTGCCCAGGGCCTGTCCGCGGACACGCCGGACGGTTTCGGCGTTGCGGTGGTGCGTGAAGAGGGACAGTGGCGTTGTGCTCCGATGGCCCGAGCGTCGCTGTTGAGCCTGTCGGCCGCCGAGACTGAGCTGCGCGAATTGCGCAGTTCCGGGGCGGTGTTCGGCCTGCTGGACGTGGACGACGAATTCTTCGTCATCGTGCGGCCAGCGCCCTCGGGGACCCGGTTGCTGCTCTCGGATGCGACCGCCGCGCTGGACTACGACATCGCCGCGGAAGTGCTCGACAAGCTGGACGCCGACATCGATCCCGAGGATCTCGAGGACTCAGACCCCTTCGAAGAGGGCGACTTGGGCCTGCTGTCCGACATCGGGCTGCCCGAGGCGGTCCTTGGGGTCATCCTCGACGAGACCGATCTGTACGCCGACGAGCAGCTGGGCCGTATCGCCCGCGAGATGGGCTTCGCCGATCAGCTGTCGGCGGTGATCGACCGCCTCGGTCGGTGA
- a CDS encoding cellulase family glycosylhydrolase, translated as MERRTALKLPLLLAAGAAVARMPRASAEEAGRWSPERANRWYQAQGWLVGANYIPANAINQLEMFQPDTFDPRRIDTELGWAQFYGHNTARVFLHDQLWAADQRGFQTRLGQFVDIAARHRIKPLFVFFDSCWDPQPRAGRQRAPRPGVHNSGWAQSPGAERLGDPRYVPVMRDYVTAVMTQFRNDDRVLGWDLWNEPDNPARQYRSVERSDKEQLVTNLLPQVFRWARAVEPSQPLTSGVWQGHWGQSQGRSAISDIQLANADVITFHSYAGPSGFENRINELTPLGRPILCTEYMARPQGSTVESILPVAKRHSVGAINWGLVAGKTQTYFPWDSWDHPYTSVPKVWFHDLIRPEGRPFQDIEALTVRKLAGSQT; from the coding sequence GTGGAACGACGGACGGCCCTGAAACTCCCTCTGTTACTGGCGGCAGGGGCCGCAGTTGCCCGGATGCCCCGGGCTTCCGCGGAGGAAGCGGGCCGGTGGTCACCCGAGCGCGCCAACCGTTGGTATCAAGCCCAGGGCTGGCTCGTTGGTGCAAACTACATTCCGGCGAACGCCATCAATCAGCTCGAGATGTTCCAGCCCGACACCTTCGACCCGCGGCGCATCGACACCGAGCTCGGCTGGGCCCAGTTCTACGGCCACAACACCGCACGGGTGTTTCTTCACGATCAGCTCTGGGCGGCCGATCAGCGCGGCTTTCAAACGCGCCTTGGGCAATTCGTCGACATCGCGGCGCGCCACCGCATCAAACCGCTGTTCGTGTTCTTCGACTCCTGTTGGGATCCGCAACCCCGAGCGGGACGCCAGCGCGCGCCGAGGCCGGGCGTGCACAACTCGGGTTGGGCGCAGAGCCCGGGCGCCGAACGCCTCGGCGACCCTCGCTACGTCCCCGTGATGCGCGACTACGTCACGGCGGTGATGACCCAATTCCGCAACGACGACCGGGTTTTGGGCTGGGACCTGTGGAACGAGCCCGACAACCCCGCACGCCAATACCGCAGCGTCGAACGAAGCGATAAGGAGCAGCTGGTCACCAACCTGCTCCCCCAGGTCTTTCGCTGGGCCCGGGCGGTCGAGCCCAGCCAGCCGCTGACAAGCGGTGTGTGGCAGGGGCATTGGGGACAATCGCAGGGCCGCAGCGCGATCAGCGACATTCAGCTCGCCAACGCCGACGTGATCACCTTCCACTCCTACGCCGGGCCCTCCGGGTTCGAGAACCGGATCAACGAGCTCACCCCGCTGGGCCGGCCGATCCTGTGCACGGAATACATGGCGCGGCCCCAGGGCAGCACCGTCGAATCGATCCTGCCGGTCGCGAAGCGCCACAGCGTCGGTGCCATCAACTGGGGCCTGGTCGCCGGCAAGACCCAGACCTACTTCCCCTGGGACTCATGGGATCACCCCTACACCTCGGTACCGAAGGTGTGGTTCCACGACCTGATCCGGCCCGAGGGACGGCCGTTCCAAGACATCGAAGCGCTGACGGTGCGCAAGCTGGCCGGCAGCCAGACCTGA
- a CDS encoding DUF2237 family protein, which produces MPDRNVLGGPLEPCGSDPLTGFYRDGCCSTGPQDLGRHTICAVMTAEFLEHQRSIGNDLSTPVPEYRFPGLLPGDRWCVTALNWLRAHNDGCAAPVVLAATHESTLEVVPLEALEEHKVDVPDDLANL; this is translated from the coding sequence GTGCCTGATCGAAATGTGTTAGGCGGTCCGCTGGAACCGTGCGGCTCAGACCCGCTGACCGGCTTCTACCGCGACGGCTGTTGCTCGACCGGCCCCCAGGACCTTGGGCGGCACACGATCTGCGCGGTGATGACCGCCGAGTTCCTGGAGCACCAGCGTTCCATCGGTAACGACTTGTCGACGCCCGTGCCGGAGTACCGGTTCCCAGGCCTGCTGCCCGGCGACCGCTGGTGCGTGACCGCGCTGAACTGGCTGCGCGCTCACAACGACGGCTGTGCCGCGCCGGTCGTGTTGGCGGCGACCCACGAGAGCACCCTCGAGGTGGTGCCCCTGGAGGCGCTGGAGGAACACAAGGTCGACGTTCCCGACGATCTGGCCAACCTGTAG